A single genomic interval of Calditrichota bacterium harbors:
- a CDS encoding FAD-dependent oxidoreductase: MIDNIIYKFLFEHSQKSEISRREFISKSMMLASGFALASCSENSLGSNPESPGKLIGSYSTKKVIIIGAGISGLAAAFELSQAGHEVTIFEARDRVGGRVLTLREPFSDGYFAEAGAARIPPDHDLTIGYAEYFGLQLDPFYPKSGSYINLTSNKRTLIAANDYLNTPPWPGGLINRKDYSKIKGGMDSLPQAFAGSLAGKIQLQSPVVFINQGTEQVIVRLSSGEEFSADRVLCTVPLPILNRIKFTPALSTEKIEASTGGYNYRASSRIFIQFTKRFWEDEQLNGWGNSDLPEEIWQPTWDTSGPKAMLLSYLRGNRALEADKKNFENQKQHVIDRWKSAFPGIENYEEDYTSHSWTLDEWSGGAWASPTASQDASLASHIGKPEDRIHFAGEHASDNHGWIQGALVSGLRAAKEIHEATLNKVFKIT, translated from the coding sequence ATGATTGATAATATTATTTATAAATTTCTGTTTGAACACTCACAAAAAAGTGAGATATCACGTCGTGAGTTTATTAGTAAAAGTATGATGCTTGCTTCAGGATTTGCTTTGGCCTCTTGCAGTGAAAATTCATTGGGATCAAATCCCGAGTCTCCGGGAAAGCTAATTGGAAGTTATTCAACAAAAAAAGTAATTATTATTGGTGCCGGCATTTCCGGATTAGCCGCTGCTTTTGAGCTTTCTCAAGCGGGCCACGAGGTAACAATTTTTGAAGCAAGAGACCGTGTCGGTGGAAGAGTTTTGACGCTTCGTGAACCATTCTCTGATGGATATTTTGCAGAAGCCGGAGCAGCCAGAATTCCACCGGATCATGATCTCACAATCGGCTACGCCGAATATTTTGGACTTCAGTTAGATCCCTTTTATCCCAAATCCGGGAGTTACATAAACTTAACATCCAACAAACGCACCCTCATTGCAGCCAATGATTATCTTAATACTCCGCCCTGGCCAGGTGGATTAATAAACCGTAAAGACTATTCTAAAATAAAAGGTGGCATGGATTCTTTGCCTCAGGCTTTCGCAGGATCACTCGCCGGAAAAATTCAATTACAATCACCTGTTGTTTTCATTAATCAGGGAACTGAGCAGGTAATTGTTAGGCTTTCCAGTGGTGAAGAATTTTCAGCAGACAGGGTTTTATGCACCGTTCCTTTGCCAATTCTTAATCGAATAAAGTTTACACCGGCCCTTTCTACGGAAAAAATAGAAGCAAGCACAGGTGGCTATAACTATCGTGCATCTTCAAGAATTTTTATTCAGTTTACAAAACGTTTTTGGGAAGACGAGCAATTAAATGGTTGGGGCAATAGCGATTTACCTGAAGAAATTTGGCAACCGACATGGGATACTTCCGGGCCCAAGGCCATGCTATTATCCTACTTAAGAGGAAACCGGGCTTTGGAAGCGGATAAAAAAAACTTTGAAAACCAAAAGCAACACGTTATTGACCGCTGGAAAAGTGCTTTCCCAGGTATTGAAAATTATGAAGAGGACTATACCTCTCATTCCTGGACTCTTGATGAATGGTCAGGCGGTGCCTGGGCTTCTCCCACTGCAAGCCAGGATGCTTCGCTTGCTTCCCATATTGGCAAACCGGAAGATCGAATTCATTTCGCTGGTGAACATGCTTCGGATAATCATGGTTGGATTCAGGGAGCTCTTGTTTCTGGTTTGCGTGCTGCTAAAGAAATCCATGAAGCCACTTTAAATAAAGTTTTCAAGATAACTTAA
- a CDS encoding iron transporter FeoB, with translation MTNPNCETCAVHNKSQLKRLGINMDNWDFALALAGNPNTGKSTVFNSLTGLRQHTGNWPGKTVTRAEGGFEYNDNKYKLIDLPGTYSLLSTSTDEEVARNFILFGQPDVTVIVADATRLERNLNLVLQVLEITNRAVLCLNLIDEAQRHKIEIDDRLLSKELGIPVVPTSARSGKGIPELLTKIDEVASGKFVCKPFRRKDSSRKLDKAIAQLASQIENQYKGIDNARWLALRLLEGDKHIEEAMQNNELEFALNSKIKEKI, from the coding sequence ATGACCAACCCAAATTGCGAAACCTGTGCCGTTCATAACAAAAGCCAGCTAAAAAGGCTTGGTATAAATATGGATAACTGGGATTTTGCCTTAGCTTTGGCAGGAAATCCCAACACTGGTAAAAGCACCGTATTTAATAGCCTCACCGGTTTACGCCAACATACCGGCAATTGGCCGGGAAAAACTGTTACTCGGGCGGAAGGTGGTTTTGAATACAATGATAATAAATACAAACTGATTGATCTGCCGGGTACTTATTCCCTTCTTTCAACCAGCACCGATGAAGAAGTAGCAAGAAATTTTATACTGTTTGGCCAACCGGACGTAACAGTTATTGTTGCCGATGCAACCCGGCTGGAGCGTAACCTCAATCTTGTTTTACAGGTTTTGGAAATTACAAATAGGGCAGTTTTATGCCTCAACTTAATAGACGAAGCGCAGCGCCATAAAATTGAAATTGATGACAGGCTCCTCTCAAAGGAATTAGGAATTCCTGTAGTTCCAACATCTGCACGCAGTGGAAAAGGGATTCCAGAACTGTTAACCAAAATTGATGAGGTGGCCAGTGGCAAATTTGTCTGTAAACCTTTTCGCAGGAAAGACAGTTCACGAAAGTTGGATAAAGCTATTGCACAACTGGCAAGCCAAATTGAAAATCAATACAAGGGAATTGACAATGCACGTTGGCTGGCCCTGCGTTTGCTGGAAGGTGATAAACACATTGAAGAAGCTATGCAAAATAATGAACTGGAATTTGCATTGAACAGCAAAATAAAAGAAAAAATATGA
- a CDS encoding DUF1289 domain-containing protein: MGKSKKIKSPCNSNCKMSKKSGLCKGCKRTIDEIEHWGKFSNKERKKLLTEILTR, translated from the coding sequence ATGGGAAAATCTAAAAAAATAAAGTCCCCTTGCAATAGTAATTGTAAAATGTCCAAGAAAAGCGGATTATGTAAGGGCTGCAAACGAACGATTGATGAAATTGAGCATTGGGGTAAGTTTTCAAATAAAGAGCGTAAAAAATTGCTCACCGAAATTTTGACACGATAA
- a CDS encoding DUF2807 domain-containing protein, producing MYNILFTNIATALHKFIAFFFLLTFLIISWGCENNNCSTCSDWDWDDKDKIHGSGNVIAEEREMPQFHSINHATVGLVKLTYGDSLKVVVTTDDNILEYIKTEVVNEELIISIESDKSLSNFDLTFDITIPELKSLKTSSAGNIDGQNKFYVDKVDFVLTSAGNISLELEAEEIYSDLFSAGNLLLKGSANLHIANLYSAGNLVANSLSTDTTHITLNSAGNAHVNVSDYLNATLNSAGSLYYTGHPEIVSRLTSIGRIYNSN from the coding sequence ATGTATAACATTTTATTTACAAATATTGCAACAGCACTTCACAAATTTATAGCATTCTTTTTTTTACTAACCTTTTTAATTATTAGCTGGGGATGTGAAAATAATAATTGCTCTACCTGTTCAGATTGGGATTGGGATGATAAAGACAAAATTCATGGCTCTGGAAACGTTATAGCCGAGGAACGTGAAATGCCTCAATTCCATTCAATTAACCATGCAACTGTTGGGCTTGTAAAACTTACTTATGGCGATTCTTTGAAAGTTGTGGTGACTACAGATGATAATATTCTTGAATATATTAAGACCGAAGTAGTAAATGAAGAATTGATTATATCGATTGAATCTGACAAAAGCCTTTCCAATTTTGATCTGACTTTTGATATTACAATTCCTGAACTAAAATCATTGAAAACAAGTAGCGCTGGAAATATTGATGGACAAAACAAATTTTATGTTGACAAAGTGGACTTTGTATTGACAAGTGCCGGGAATATTAGCCTTGAGCTTGAGGCTGAGGAAATATATTCAGATTTATTTAGTGCAGGAAATCTTTTATTAAAAGGATCGGCAAATTTACACATAGCAAACTTATATTCCGCCGGTAATCTTGTTGCAAATTCACTTTCCACAGATACAACGCATATTACGCTAAACAGCGCCGGAAATGCCCATGTGAATGTTTCGGATTATCTTAATGCGACCCTTAATAGTGCAGGTTCATTGTATTATACCGGCCATCCTGAAATAGTATCAAGACTGACAAGTATTGGAAGAATTTATAATTCAAACTGA
- a CDS encoding ferrous iron transporter B has translation MEKKMSNLTNEKILKTAQSLRWEIGDDLHDNLMNNLYADAGRISDKVIIKSGKKGRFSWERTLDKILTSPISGFPVMLIILTAVFWITIEGANYPSGMLAEFLIDFLHPIVKSFFISMGSPDFITGLLVDGIYLASAWVIAVMLPPMAIFFPIFTLLEDFGYLPRIAFNLDNLFRKSGAHGKQALTMSMGYGCNAAGIVATRIIDSPRERLIAIITNNFSLCNGRWPTQILIASLFIGAIAPPAMAGFVSAMSVVGIALLGIFFTFLVSWGLSKTILKGEASTFSLELPPYRPPQIWQTIYTSLIDRTLIVLWRAVVFAMPAGAVIWLLANISIGDLSIAEHVILFLDSFGWLIGLNGVILLAYVIAIPANEIVIPVILMLTVLSLNIAGMGEGTGVMFELTDDNAYKSLFSQANWTLLTAVNLMLFSLLHNPCSTTIYTIYKETGSAKWTWFSALMPVALGLIVTFFVAQIWRIFF, from the coding sequence ATGGAAAAAAAAATGAGCAATCTTACAAACGAAAAAATACTCAAAACAGCACAATCCCTGCGTTGGGAAATTGGTGATGACCTGCATGACAACCTGATGAATAACCTTTATGCAGACGCAGGAAGAATAAGCGACAAAGTAATTATAAAATCCGGTAAAAAGGGACGTTTTAGCTGGGAGCGGACTTTAGATAAAATATTAACCAGTCCTATAAGTGGCTTCCCTGTAATGCTGATTATTTTAACTGCAGTGTTTTGGATTACCATCGAAGGGGCCAATTATCCATCCGGGATGCTGGCGGAATTTTTGATCGATTTCCTGCACCCAATCGTAAAATCATTTTTCATTTCGATGGGATCGCCTGATTTTATCACCGGGTTGCTGGTAGATGGGATTTACCTGGCCTCTGCCTGGGTTATTGCTGTAATGCTACCGCCGATGGCTATCTTTTTTCCTATTTTCACCTTGCTGGAAGATTTTGGATATCTCCCGCGAATTGCTTTTAACCTGGATAATTTATTCCGCAAATCAGGAGCGCATGGCAAACAGGCTTTAACAATGAGTATGGGTTATGGCTGTAATGCTGCCGGCATCGTGGCTACGCGTATCATCGATAGTCCTCGTGAAAGACTGATTGCCATTATCACCAATAATTTTTCTTTATGCAACGGGCGCTGGCCAACACAAATATTAATCGCCTCTTTGTTTATTGGGGCAATCGCTCCACCTGCAATGGCTGGATTTGTATCAGCCATGTCGGTTGTTGGCATTGCCCTTCTGGGAATATTCTTTACATTTCTTGTTTCATGGGGTCTTTCCAAAACAATCCTAAAAGGCGAAGCATCTACTTTTAGCCTGGAGCTGCCACCATACCGACCACCACAAATTTGGCAAACAATTTACACCTCGTTAATTGACCGCACACTAATCGTTTTATGGCGGGCCGTTGTTTTTGCCATGCCTGCCGGTGCCGTAATCTGGCTTTTAGCAAATATTTCCATCGGCGATTTGAGCATTGCCGAACATGTTATTTTATTTCTGGATTCTTTTGGCTGGCTTATCGGGTTAAACGGCGTAATTTTGCTTGCTTACGTGATCGCAATCCCGGCCAATGAAATCGTAATCCCTGTTATATTAATGCTAACTGTACTTAGTTTAAATATTGCAGGTATGGGTGAAGGTACCGGCGTCATGTTTGAGCTTACTGATGATAACGCTTATAAATCTCTTTTTAGCCAGGCCAACTGGACGCTTTTAACAGCAGTTAACCTTATGCTTTTTAGCCTGCTGCATAATCCCTGCTCAACAACAATCTACACCATTTACAAAGAAACCGGCAGCGCTAAATGGACCTGGTTTTCGGCTTTAATGCCTGTAGCGCTTGGTTTAATTGTTACTTTTTTTGTAGCCCAAATCTGGCGAATATTCTTTTAA
- a CDS encoding outer membrane beta-barrel protein produces MKKIITTIIPILLFCCVLNLSAQGVSRSMGVGLRAGFWNHDVPKEAAPGVSVSALFSGSFYFFSRLDGNWFLETSLGGVAKSEVKASFTGTGVESATLTPLLFGARYDLLSPKYNSMLQPYISLGAGAYFSTQSNVGTSQIFSANVSTETKTEPGVFLGTGINAVISPSFALNADFKYHAIHQAEDAFIDFSGTEFSIGFSYMWGKTPQIYEVDDVKLIVQDIYPAYYQFYNTYPIALVALTNTSSYPIEVNVISEMPGYSERIQESGFIKIGRDETKDIPVQVLFGPKLLQTTQRKPAVLDLRIEARTGDITSKTVSVNLFVHSRNAWNGQIDRLGFFITPDDDDIMKYSREIVANVPASESDELVNVNSARAIFNTLQNSGLYYQSDPNIPFYKDDYVQFAKETIEKNSGDCDDLVVLYSSMLESIGINTAFIQVKDPSRELAHLLLMFDSGLPPEKGHLISSNEKRFVIQNSSSGKSSIWLPIETTLVTLGFDKAWEAGATTYLQDGVIRSGIQNGWFTIISVD; encoded by the coding sequence ATGAAAAAAATCATAACTACAATCATACCAATATTACTTTTCTGCTGCGTACTAAACTTATCCGCACAAGGTGTTTCCCGCTCAATGGGAGTTGGCCTAAGGGCTGGTTTCTGGAACCATGATGTGCCTAAAGAAGCTGCGCCGGGCGTATCTGTATCAGCGTTGTTTTCCGGATCATTTTATTTCTTTTCCCGCCTTGATGGAAACTGGTTTTTGGAAACCAGCCTTGGTGGAGTAGCCAAATCAGAAGTTAAGGCATCTTTTACCGGCACAGGTGTTGAGTCGGCAACATTAACCCCGCTTTTATTTGGTGCACGATACGATCTTCTATCGCCAAAATATAACAGCATGCTTCAACCATACATTTCGCTTGGTGCAGGCGCCTATTTTAGCACCCAATCAAATGTTGGTACCAGCCAAATTTTTAGTGCTAATGTTTCCACTGAAACAAAAACAGAACCCGGTGTCTTTTTAGGAACAGGAATAAATGCTGTTATAAGCCCCTCTTTTGCATTGAATGCCGATTTTAAATATCACGCAATACACCAGGCAGAAGACGCATTTATTGATTTTAGCGGAACTGAGTTCAGTATCGGTTTTTCATATATGTGGGGCAAAACACCGCAAATTTATGAGGTGGATGACGTAAAGCTTATTGTACAGGATATTTACCCTGCTTATTACCAATTCTATAACACGTATCCTATTGCTCTTGTTGCTTTAACAAATACTTCCAGTTATCCAATCGAAGTAAATGTTATTTCTGAAATGCCCGGCTACTCCGAGCGTATTCAGGAAAGCGGGTTTATAAAAATTGGGCGTGATGAAACAAAAGACATACCGGTGCAAGTGCTGTTTGGGCCCAAATTACTTCAAACCACACAACGAAAACCTGCTGTTCTCGATTTAAGAATTGAAGCCCGAACGGGTGACATCACTTCAAAAACAGTAAGTGTAAACCTTTTTGTACACAGCCGAAATGCCTGGAATGGACAAATTGACCGCCTTGGATTTTTTATTACTCCCGATGATGATGATATAATGAAATACAGTCGTGAGATTGTGGCAAATGTTCCGGCGTCAGAATCAGACGAGCTTGTAAATGTAAACAGTGCCAGGGCTATTTTTAATACGCTGCAAAACAGTGGATTGTATTATCAAAGCGACCCGAATATTCCTTTTTATAAAGATGATTATGTTCAATTTGCAAAGGAAACAATCGAAAAAAATAGTGGCGATTGTGATGACCTTGTGGTCCTTTATTCTTCCATGCTGGAAAGTATTGGGATTAATACTGCTTTTATCCAGGTAAAAGATCCTTCAAGAGAACTTGCCCATTTACTGCTCATGTTCGATTCCGGTCTTCCTCCGGAAAAGGGCCACTTAATCAGTTCAAATGAAAAACGATTTGTGATTCAAAATAGCAGTTCCGGAAAAAGTTCTATTTGGCTTCCAATTGAAACTACCCTTGTTACCCTTGGCTTCGATAAAGCGTGGGAAGCCGGGGCAACTACTTATTTACAGGATGGCGTTATCCGGTCGGGGATTCAAAACGGGTGGTTTACAATTATAAGTGTCGATTAA
- a CDS encoding sigma 54-interacting transcriptional regulator, whose product MLPNFSGILDKKISATILLIFLFGFLAYLPLPWDEPVDDALISLQTKIRGNRPVGEKFVVVYIGDEDLEALGGWPLTRDYYSYLVHILKSSNAKVIAIDLLFGKADNRHPEFDQTFSTFLQSSGNVCLPMVFSELLPQEAHSENLFYIGENPTYPIKQFRENAAAVGFSNFAKSGNVLKVPLKALNGDETYYSFGTQIARMFESGDNENPENILYLNHFGDLNQIQSISFVELLKKYSTAPDSIDFENKLVLVTVTAPGVSTLKSTPLTNAFPASLIHLTVAENLINKNFLVQVSYIIQLSLLIIILIGSYFINFIKSDKSFIIFSSGLIILFWVLSQTAFSVQNLIVPIFYPTLAFLSAFTYFLTDRFYQKNEQQSSLNKLMNEQLSYKENQLKEAVEKLNQQEISSDELKDLANQRKREILQLEKDIEDLKIYHKPQENKSTIAASFKDIVHSEKSPMLKTLELVLKVSKSDIPVLIMGETGTGKEMIARAIHSNSIRKNQPFVAVNCSALSETLLESELFGHERGSFTGASTLRRGRFEMADGGSIFLDEISETSNAFQAKLLRVLQESTFERIGGEKTLTTNIRVIAATNKNLNDEIEQEKFRTDLFYRLNGFPVNLPALRERQNDIPLLAQFFLKKYNYELEISEQAIKALQQYNWPGNVRELENKVQRAAIIVQSDNRNIIKKSDFDDPFPENSALKETAIHMSLEKQIIETMRSLNFSRSSISQTAQLLGKRDRGTITEYFRGICFEYLVNANFDIDLAAKNIADSKDAEIIDLVKTKISTYLNNLDSKDQTISAFKGLPKKYHPFLEKVLNHLNK is encoded by the coding sequence ATGCTTCCAAATTTTTCAGGTATTCTGGATAAAAAAATATCTGCAACAATTCTATTAATTTTCCTATTTGGTTTCTTAGCTTATTTGCCATTGCCCTGGGATGAACCTGTTGATGATGCTTTAATTAGCCTGCAAACAAAAATACGTGGCAATCGCCCGGTGGGAGAAAAGTTTGTTGTAGTTTATATCGGTGATGAAGACTTAGAAGCATTAGGTGGCTGGCCATTAACCCGCGATTATTACAGTTATCTGGTTCATATTTTAAAGTCATCAAACGCAAAGGTAATTGCAATTGATTTGCTTTTTGGCAAAGCCGATAACAGGCACCCAGAATTTGATCAAACCTTTTCCACGTTTTTACAATCTTCCGGAAATGTTTGCCTGCCTATGGTTTTTTCTGAGTTACTTCCTCAAGAAGCGCATTCTGAAAACCTTTTCTATATTGGCGAAAACCCCACATATCCAATAAAACAATTTAGAGAAAACGCCGCAGCCGTTGGATTTAGTAATTTTGCAAAATCGGGGAATGTGCTAAAGGTTCCTTTAAAGGCTTTAAATGGAGATGAGACCTACTATTCTTTTGGTACACAAATCGCCCGAATGTTTGAAAGTGGGGATAATGAAAACCCTGAAAACATTCTTTACTTAAATCATTTTGGAGATCTTAATCAGATTCAATCCATCAGTTTTGTAGAACTATTAAAAAAATATTCAACAGCGCCGGATTCTATTGATTTTGAAAATAAGCTGGTGTTAGTAACAGTTACAGCCCCGGGAGTTTCTACCTTAAAAAGTACGCCACTCACAAATGCATTTCCTGCGTCATTAATTCATTTAACAGTTGCTGAAAACCTGATTAATAAAAATTTCCTGGTACAGGTTTCTTACATAATTCAACTATCCCTTTTGATTATAATCCTGATAGGATCCTATTTTATTAATTTTATAAAATCAGATAAATCATTTATCATTTTCAGCAGTGGGCTTATTATTCTGTTTTGGGTTTTATCGCAAACAGCTTTTTCAGTTCAAAACCTAATTGTTCCAATTTTCTACCCAACTTTGGCCTTTCTTTCCGCTTTCACTTATTTCTTAACAGATCGGTTTTACCAAAAAAACGAGCAACAATCTTCTCTTAACAAATTGATGAATGAACAGTTAAGTTATAAAGAAAATCAACTTAAAGAAGCAGTGGAAAAATTAAATCAGCAAGAGATTAGTTCAGACGAATTAAAAGATTTGGCCAATCAAAGAAAACGAGAAATTCTCCAACTTGAAAAAGATATTGAAGACCTAAAAATTTATCACAAACCACAAGAAAACAAATCTACAATTGCTGCCAGTTTTAAAGATATTGTTCACTCAGAAAAAAGCCCTATGTTAAAAACACTGGAGCTGGTTTTAAAAGTAAGCAAAAGTGATATTCCTGTTTTAATTATGGGCGAAACTGGAACCGGCAAAGAAATGATAGCCCGGGCAATCCACAGCAACAGCATTAGAAAAAACCAGCCCTTTGTTGCAGTAAACTGCAGCGCCCTTAGCGAAACATTGCTGGAGAGTGAATTGTTTGGCCATGAAAGAGGAAGTTTTACAGGTGCCAGTACACTTCGGCGTGGACGGTTTGAAATGGCCGATGGCGGGAGCATTTTTCTTGATGAAATCAGCGAGACATCAAATGCATTCCAGGCAAAATTACTGAGGGTTTTACAAGAATCGACTTTTGAAAGAATTGGTGGTGAAAAAACACTAACAACAAATATTAGGGTTATCGCAGCTACAAATAAAAATCTTAATGATGAAATAGAACAAGAAAAATTCCGCACCGATCTTTTTTACAGGCTCAATGGGTTTCCGGTTAACTTACCGGCTCTTCGCGAAAGGCAAAACGACATTCCTTTGCTTGCCCAATTCTTTCTTAAAAAATATAATTATGAGCTGGAAATTTCTGAGCAGGCAATAAAAGCATTGCAACAATACAACTGGCCTGGCAATGTCCGTGAATTGGAAAATAAGGTTCAGCGAGCTGCAATAATAGTTCAAAGCGATAATCGAAATATAATAAAGAAAAGTGACTTTGACGATCCATTTCCAGAAAATTCAGCTTTGAAAGAAACTGCAATTCACATGTCATTAGAAAAGCAGATTATTGAAACCATGAGGTCACTCAATTTTTCCCGGTCATCAATTTCGCAAACGGCACAGTTACTTGGTAAGCGTGATCGTGGTACTATTACCGAATATTTCCGAGGTATCTGTTTTGAATATCTGGTAAATGCAAACTTTGATATTGATCTTGCTGCAAAAAATATTGCAGATTCAAAAGACGCTGAAATTATTGATTTAGTAAAAACAAAAATAAGCACTTACCTGAATAACCTTGACAGTAAAGATCAAACAATTTCTGCATTTAAAGGCCTTCCAAAAAAATATCATCCCTTTTTAGAAAAAGTACTAAATCATTTGAATAAATAA
- a CDS encoding DtxR family transcriptional regulator: MIDPIIALTYAFVIAIILGLLFWPEKGMFWQFKIGKRNTDRVMMEDTLKQLYDHEYRNKPSTLKSISGALELSQEKTAILLEKLSGMNLVIFDVSKFNLTNEGRTYALKIIRMHRLWERYFADETGLSEMEWHKEAELREHTTTNAQAEQLAQHMGNPAFDPHGDPIPTAKGEIPPQKGKPLSELIEGEFAIITHIEDEPPALYAQLVAEGLNPGMQIHLLEKSSSKIRFTSEGEEIVLAPIVAANITTIQISKDQQIEVPSKSLSDLAVGESGEVVMISKSCRGMQRRRLMDLGIIPGTVVTSELQSAGKNPTAYNIRGAMIALRDDQARVVRIKKNN; this comes from the coding sequence ATGATAGATCCGATTATAGCTTTAACATACGCTTTTGTGATTGCAATTATCCTGGGCCTTTTATTCTGGCCGGAAAAAGGCATGTTCTGGCAATTCAAAATTGGTAAGCGCAACACCGATCGCGTTATGATGGAAGATACGCTGAAACAATTATATGATCATGAATACCGCAACAAGCCAAGTACCCTAAAAAGTATATCCGGGGCCCTGGAGTTAAGTCAGGAAAAAACAGCCATTCTCTTGGAAAAATTAAGCGGGATGAACCTGGTCATTTTTGATGTGTCAAAATTTAACCTGACCAATGAAGGCCGGACATATGCTTTAAAGATTATCCGCATGCACCGCTTGTGGGAGCGCTATTTTGCAGATGAAACAGGCCTTTCGGAAATGGAGTGGCACAAAGAGGCGGAACTGCGCGAGCATACGACAACCAATGCCCAGGCAGAACAACTGGCTCAACATATGGGCAACCCGGCATTTGATCCTCATGGTGATCCAATCCCAACAGCTAAAGGTGAAATACCACCGCAAAAAGGCAAACCTCTATCCGAACTTATAGAAGGTGAGTTTGCAATAATCACCCACATTGAAGATGAACCACCTGCATTATATGCCCAGCTTGTAGCAGAAGGATTAAATCCGGGAATGCAAATTCACTTGTTAGAAAAGTCCTCTTCAAAAATCCGTTTCACATCTGAAGGTGAAGAGATTGTTCTGGCTCCAATTGTGGCCGCAAATATCACCACGATCCAGATATCAAAAGATCAGCAAATAGAAGTCCCCTCTAAATCACTTTCAGACTTAGCTGTCGGTGAATCCGGTGAAGTTGTGATGATTTCAAAATCGTGCCGTGGAATGCAAAGACGGCGTCTTATGGATTTGGGCATCATTCCCGGAACAGTGGTTACAAGTGAATTACAAAGTGCAGGAAAAAACCCTACAGCATATAACATCCGTGGTGCAATGATTGCCTTGCGAGATGATCAGGCCCGAGTGGTTCGAATTAAAAAAAATAATTAA
- a CDS encoding transporter, translating to MRITIYISLILILNLVHAQATELVTDRPDQTESAVVVPKNSLQVESGLLYQNEDPAESYEIAGTLFRFGLFQEAELRIGSSYNLNRFNSNNDFEKTIALQLGTKIHLFEETANMPEMALIAQVSFPPFGNDSDEKAEPGFLMALEKSLSDRFSLGINAGGDFVDGSGFNFKYSVAAGVDLTETFGSYLEIYGSKPQDTDLNILFDGGITWMAAPLSQIDLSVGKSLNSDIESWYFNIGISSLFQNIF from the coding sequence ATGAGAATTACAATCTACATTTCTCTGATTTTAATATTAAACCTTGTGCACGCTCAAGCTACAGAGCTTGTAACAGACAGGCCAGACCAAACAGAATCTGCAGTAGTTGTACCTAAAAACAGCTTACAGGTAGAAAGCGGTCTTTTATATCAAAATGAAGATCCGGCTGAATCATACGAAATTGCCGGTACATTATTTCGTTTTGGGCTTTTCCAGGAAGCCGAACTTCGAATTGGAAGCAGCTACAATCTGAATAGATTTAATTCTAATAATGATTTTGAAAAAACAATCGCTTTGCAACTAGGCACCAAAATTCATCTTTTTGAAGAAACCGCAAACATGCCGGAAATGGCATTAATAGCTCAAGTATCTTTCCCGCCTTTTGGAAACGATTCAGATGAAAAAGCTGAACCCGGATTTTTGATGGCTTTGGAAAAATCTCTATCCGACAGGTTTAGCTTGGGTATTAACGCAGGTGGTGACTTTGTTGATGGTTCCGGTTTTAATTTTAAATACTCTGTAGCTGCCGGAGTTGATTTAACTGAAACTTTTGGATCCTATCTGGAAATATATGGCAGCAAACCGCAAGACACAGACCTTAATATTCTATTTGATGGTGGAATTACCTGGATGGCCGCACCGCTATCACAGATAGATCTGTCAGTTGGCAAATCTTTAAATAGTGACATTGAGAGCTGGTATTTTAATATTGGAATATCCAGCTTGTTTCAGAATATATTTTAA